In Streptomyces sp. NBC_00448, the following are encoded in one genomic region:
- the ffh gene encoding signal recognition particle protein has protein sequence MFDTLSDRLANTFKSLRGKGRLSEADIDATARDIRIALLEADVALPAVRAFIANVKQRALGVEVSQALNPAQQVIKIVNDELVTILGGETRRLRFAKQPPTVIMLAGLQGAGKTTLAGKLGQWLKKEGHTPLLVACDLQRPNAVNQLSVVGERAGVAVYAPEPGNGVGDPVKVAQDSIEFAKTQQYDIVVIDTAGRLGVDQEMMRQAADIRDVTHPDEILFVVDAMIGQDAVNTAEAFRDGVGFDGVVLSKLDGDARGGAALSIAHVTGKQIMFASNGEKLDDFDTFHPDRMASRILGMGDVLSLIERAEQTFSQQQAEEMAAKLAKGPKEFTLDDFLAQMEQVRKMGSISKLLGMLPGMGQIKDQINNLDEKDVDRTAAIIKSMTRAERADPHIINGSRRARIAKGSGVEVSAVKSLVERFFEARKMMSRMAQGGGMPGMPGMPGMGGGPGRQKKQQKQAKGKRQSGNPMKRKAEAAAAAAKREQQQQGGEDGGLGLPGGKDFELPDEFKKFMG, from the coding sequence GTGTTCGACACTCTGTCTGATCGCCTCGCGAATACCTTCAAGAGCCTCCGGGGCAAGGGCCGCCTGAGCGAGGCGGACATCGACGCCACCGCGCGCGACATCCGTATCGCGCTGCTGGAAGCTGACGTCGCGCTCCCCGCGGTGCGGGCCTTCATCGCCAACGTCAAGCAGCGTGCGCTCGGCGTCGAGGTCTCCCAGGCGCTGAACCCGGCGCAACAGGTGATCAAGATCGTCAATGACGAACTGGTCACCATCCTGGGCGGCGAGACCCGGCGGCTGCGCTTCGCCAAGCAGCCGCCGACCGTGATCATGCTGGCCGGCCTCCAGGGCGCCGGCAAGACCACGCTCGCCGGCAAGCTGGGCCAGTGGCTGAAGAAGGAGGGCCACACCCCGCTGCTGGTCGCCTGTGACCTCCAGCGCCCGAACGCGGTGAACCAGCTCTCGGTCGTCGGCGAACGCGCCGGCGTCGCGGTCTACGCGCCCGAGCCGGGCAACGGCGTCGGCGACCCGGTCAAGGTCGCCCAGGACTCCATCGAGTTCGCCAAGACGCAGCAGTACGACATCGTCGTGATCGACACCGCCGGCCGGCTCGGCGTCGACCAGGAGATGATGCGGCAGGCCGCGGACATCCGCGACGTCACGCACCCCGACGAGATCCTGTTCGTGGTCGACGCGATGATCGGCCAGGACGCGGTGAACACCGCGGAGGCGTTCCGCGACGGCGTCGGCTTCGACGGCGTGGTGCTCTCCAAGCTCGACGGCGACGCCCGCGGTGGTGCCGCCCTGTCGATCGCGCACGTGACCGGCAAGCAGATCATGTTCGCGTCCAACGGCGAGAAGCTGGACGACTTCGACACCTTCCACCCGGACCGCATGGCGTCGCGGATTCTGGGCATGGGCGACGTCCTGTCGCTGATCGAGAGGGCCGAACAGACCTTCAGCCAGCAGCAGGCCGAGGAGATGGCCGCCAAGCTGGCGAAGGGCCCCAAGGAGTTCACGCTCGACGACTTCCTGGCGCAGATGGAGCAGGTCCGCAAGATGGGCTCCATCTCCAAGCTGCTCGGCATGCTGCCGGGCATGGGCCAGATCAAGGACCAGATCAACAACCTGGACGAGAAGGACGTCGACCGCACCGCCGCGATCATCAAGTCGATGACGCGCGCCGAGCGAGCCGACCCGCACATCATCAACGGCTCGCGCCGGGCCCGGATCGCCAAGGGTTCGGGCGTCGAGGTCAGCGCGGTCAAGAGCCTGGTGGAGCGGTTCTTCGAGGCGCGCAAGATGATGTCGCGGATGGCGCAGGGCGGCGGCATGCCGGGGATGCCCGGGATGCCGGGCATGGGCGGCGGTCCCGGCCGGCAGAAGAAGCAGCAGAAGCAGGCCAAGGGCAAGCGGCAGTCGGGCAACCCGATGAAGCGCAAGGCCGAGGCGGCCGCGGCCGCCGCCAAGCGCGAGCAGCAGCAACAGGGCGGCGAGGACGGTGGGCTCGGCCTGCCCGGCGGCAAGGACTTCGAGCTGCCGGACGAGTTCAAGAAGTTCATGGGCTGA
- a CDS encoding GNAT family N-acetyltransferase, with translation MTMRISIREPRAGDAEAHRAAVLRSDPHLRPWNPVEPDALPELLRRQGAGLRTYLIVDDDDAAGNPDGAGGAGAARGTGGLVGTCNVANIVLGRFRNAALGYDSYLPYAGTGRMTLGLRLVVDRCFRARPDGLGLHRLEINVQPDNTRSLAMARRLGFRHEGFSPRMLFINDAWRDHERFALTAEEWQGPTA, from the coding sequence ATGACCATGCGTATTTCGATCCGCGAGCCCCGGGCGGGTGACGCCGAGGCCCACCGCGCCGCCGTCCTGCGGTCGGACCCGCACCTGCGGCCGTGGAACCCGGTCGAGCCGGACGCGCTGCCCGAGCTGCTGCGGCGGCAGGGCGCCGGCCTGCGGACGTACCTGATCGTCGATGACGACGACGCGGCCGGGAACCCGGACGGGGCCGGGGGCGCCGGCGCGGCCCGTGGGACCGGCGGGCTGGTGGGCACCTGCAACGTCGCCAACATCGTGCTGGGCCGCTTCCGCAACGCCGCGCTCGGCTACGACAGCTACCTGCCGTACGCGGGCACCGGGCGGATGACGCTCGGCCTGCGGCTGGTGGTCGACCGCTGCTTCAGGGCGCGGCCCGACGGGCTCGGGCTGCACCGGCTGGAGATCAACGTCCAGCCGGACAACACTCGTTCCCTCGCGATGGCCCGCCGGCTCGGTTTCCGCCACGAGGGCTTCTCGCCGCGCATGCTGTTCATCAACGACGCCTGGCGGGACCACGAGCGCTTCGCGCTGACCGCCGAGGAGTGGCAGGGCCCGACCGCCTAG
- a CDS encoding DUF402 domain-containing protein — translation MPTHPAALSPDTPAVVRLVKAGREKVRYDATVRSDDGVRVTVTAPWSLPTVRDFGFVRFEPGDVFTEHYWRDRWYAIKEVRDPAGALKGWYCDITRPVAVEEATLLSEDLDLDLWVSADGGDVLRLDEDEFEASGLAGRDPAAAEAAVRALDELERVARDGGLASLL, via the coding sequence ATGCCGACGCACCCCGCTGCCCTGTCCCCCGACACCCCCGCCGTCGTCCGCCTGGTCAAGGCCGGACGGGAGAAGGTCCGCTACGACGCCACCGTGCGCTCCGACGACGGAGTCCGCGTGACCGTCACCGCGCCCTGGTCGCTGCCCACCGTCCGCGACTTCGGCTTCGTCCGCTTCGAACCCGGCGACGTCTTCACCGAGCACTACTGGCGCGACCGCTGGTACGCGATCAAGGAGGTGCGGGACCCGGCCGGCGCCCTGAAGGGCTGGTACTGCGACATCACCCGCCCGGTCGCCGTCGAGGAGGCCACGCTGCTCTCCGAGGACCTGGACCTCGACCTGTGGGTTTCCGCCGACGGCGGCGACGTCCTGCGCCTGGACGAGGACGAGTTCGAGGCGAGCGGGCTGGCCGGGCGGGACCCGGCGGCCGCCGAGGCGGCGGTGCGCGCCCTGGACGAGCTGGAGCGGGTGGCCAGGGACGGCGGGCTGGCGTCCCTGCTGTGA
- a CDS encoding SAM-dependent methyltransferase, producing the protein MTATLYRGSRPGTRGRARDWAEIQERMLVPLYETVYDRLEVGAGTRLLGLGCGSGLALMLASARGAAVTGHDRDAERLALARERLAARERERPPEHRTRLLAGDLRLADLLTGDLRTDRPRGTVALAARTPALSGAATAGNGRTPPPAPDAPSGAGGPAADRSGSWPGRGYDVVTAFEPAAPAAELGPALAAVARTARRGSTVVLAGWGPPERCATSHVLKVATRLAEPRGAAAPTLRLSGRDDLEDLARTAGLRPDGSGRVSCPFGYPDLPSAVRGLLSTGLFDAAVAATDHQQVDKELAEALHPYRRPDGSVRMENVFRYLITRT; encoded by the coding sequence ATGACGGCTACGCTCTATCGCGGCTCCAGGCCCGGCACGCGGGGCAGGGCGCGGGACTGGGCGGAAATCCAGGAACGGATGCTCGTTCCGCTCTACGAGACGGTGTACGACCGGCTGGAGGTGGGGGCCGGCACCCGGCTGCTCGGCCTGGGGTGCGGCAGCGGTCTGGCACTGATGCTCGCCTCCGCGCGGGGCGCCGCCGTCACCGGCCACGACCGTGACGCCGAGCGGCTGGCCCTGGCTCGCGAGCGCCTGGCGGCGAGGGAGCGCGAGCGCCCGCCGGAGCACCGTACGCGACTGCTCGCCGGCGACCTGCGCCTCGCGGACCTGCTCACCGGGGATCTGCGCACCGACCGACCGCGCGGCACGGTCGCCCTGGCGGCCAGGACCCCCGCGCTCAGCGGGGCCGCGACCGCCGGAAACGGCAGGACACCGCCGCCCGCGCCCGACGCCCCCAGCGGCGCGGGAGGGCCCGCCGCCGACCGGTCCGGTTCCTGGCCCGGCCGGGGCTACGACGTCGTCACCGCCTTCGAACCGGCCGCGCCCGCCGCCGAACTCGGGCCCGCGCTGGCCGCGGTGGCACGCACCGCGCGGCGCGGCAGCACGGTCGTGCTGGCCGGCTGGGGCCCGCCCGAGCGCTGCGCGACCTCCCACGTGCTCAAGGTCGCCACGCGGCTGGCGGAGCCGCGCGGCGCCGCGGCCCCCACCCTGCGGCTCAGCGGCCGCGACGACCTGGAGGACCTGGCGCGTACGGCCGGGCTGCGGCCCGACGGCTCGGGGCGCGTCTCGTGCCCCTTCGGCTACCCCGACCTGCCCAGCGCGGTCCGCGGCCTGCTGTCCACCGGGCTGTTCGACGCGGCCGTCGCCGCCACCGACCACCAGCAGGTCGACAAGGAACTCGCCGAGGCCCTGCACCCCTACCGCCGGCCCGACGGGTCGGTACGGATGGAGAACGTCTTCCGCTACCTGATCACCCGCACCTGA